TTCGATGTCCTGACCTGCGTCGGGATATACGTCGACGGAGGCGAAGGAAGTGTGTCGCCGTCCGCTGGAGTCGAAGGGCGAAATGCGGATCAGGCGATGGGTCCCTTTTTCACCTTTGAGCTGGCCGTAGGCATAGGGTCCGTGAATGTGCAGGGTCACGCTCTTGATGCCCGCCTCGTCGCCGGGGAGGAGGTCCAAAAGCTCGACCTTGAAGCCCGCGCGCTCGGAGAAGCGGCGGTACATGCGCAGCAGCATTTCGGCCCAGTCCTGGGACTCGGTGCCTCCCGCGCCGGGATGGATTTCGAGGATGGCCTCGCTCACATCCTCCGGATCGCTGAGCAGGGTCCGCATCTGGGCGGCTTCGAGCTTGGCGCTCATTTCCTCCAGGGCTTCCTCCAGGGCCTGCAGCATCTCCTGGGTCTGTTCGGCGGCGGCCATCTCGACCCATTCCAGCGCGTTGTCCCTGGCTTGCAGGAGGGCTTCCCATTCATCGACCCGGCTCTCAAGCTGGGTCTTCTCCTGCAGCACCGGGGTCAGCAGTTCGGGTTTGTCCCAGGCTCCGGGCGCTGAGATCTGCTTTTCGATCTCATTCAGGCGTTCCTTGTTCCTGCGCAGGTCAAAGCCGCCTCCAGAAGTCGGTGAAACGTTCGTCCAATTGCGCGGCCCGGGCTTTGAGTTCTGAATATTGCAGCATGATGTTCTCGATTACGTGTGATTTTTTCGACCTGTCCACCAAAGAAACCCGAGGAGGGCAGACGCCAGCATGGGAAAGGTCATGTGAATGAAAAAGAAATGTTCGTGGTAAAAGGTCGTCTCTGTCAAGAGCGGTATGGCCGGGTCGTGCGCGATCTTGGCCGTGAAGAGGGCTGTTGGCCCGCGCAGGCTGCCATCGGGGCCGATAAAGGCGCTCACCCCGGAGTTGGTGGCGCGGATAATGGCCCGGTTCTGTTCCACGGCGCGCAGGATGGAGAGATGCAGGTGTTGCCACGGCGCCGACGAGCGGCCGAACCATGCGTCGTTGCTGATATTGACGAGCACGTTGGCCCCGAGTTCGACTTGCTTCTGGGCCAGTTCCGGAAAGATCGCTTCATAGCAGATAAGAAGGCCCATGGCCAGCGGGCCGGTTTTGAGCGGCTCGGTATTGCGGCCGGGCTTGAATTCGAATTGTCCGGGCACCAGCTTGGTGATGAAGGGCAGCCATTTGCCCAGAGGCACGTATTCGCCGAAAGGGACAAGGTGCTCCTTGTCGTAAAAGGCCAGGGACTCCCCGTTCGCGTTCAGCAGATAGGCGCGGTTGTGCAGGACATACTGGGGCGCGCCGGGTTCCCGGGGAATGGAGTAGGCGGGCGCTCCGGCCAGGACCGGCACCTGCATCCGCGACACGCCCAGGCGCATGCCCGTGGTCAGGTCGGAAGGGTCCTGGAAATAGAAGGGCATGGCTGTTTCCGGCCAGACGACAAGATCCGGCGCGTTTTCGGCGACGGCTTTGAACGAAAGGTCGAGGTAGGTCCCGAGGATGCCCGCCTGCATGCCCTCATCCCATTTGAGGCCTTGATCGATATTGCCTTGGATCATGGATACCGAGGCCGTGGCCGCCGGGACTTGGGGGGTGCGCGTCAGCGCGGGCAGCAGGCACAGGCCGGCCAGGGGCAGCACGGCCAGACGCGCAAAACCCCTGCCAAGGACAAGGCAATGGCTCATGCCGACCAGCAGCGCGGACAGCCCGAAGCCGCCGATCCAGGCGGCCAGGCCCAGGGTTTGAGGCCAGGGCGCCATGGCCTGGGCCAGGGTCAGCCATGAGAAGCCGGTCAGGAAATGGTTGCGGAGCAGTTCCAGGCTGGCCCACAAAAGGCCCGAGGCGAGCATGGCCAAAAGATGGGAGATCCGGAGCCTGATCAGGTGCAGGCCCATGCAGAACAGGCCTGCGTAGGCGGCAAGCAGGGCGCCGATCAGGACCGGGCAGGGCAGGGCCAGCGCCCAGGGCAGTCCGCCGTGATCGTGGACGGGGATGGCCAGCCAGTAAAGGCTGGCGGCATAGCCGGGTAGCGCGGTCAGAAATCCGTTCTTGAAGGCCTGGGCAAAGCTTTGAGCCCGCAGCGTCGTCAGGATGAGCGCCGCGGGCAGAAGCAGGATGGCCAAAGGAAAGTGCAGAATCGGGTTGGCGAAGCCGAACCAGGCCCCAACCAGGGCCATGCCCATGGGGCCAAAACGGTGCAAAGAATCAGGACGCTGGTTTGGAGACAATAACCCACTGGATCTGTTTGACATCGGCTTCCTTGATGAGAAACGTGTAGCCCTGCAGCTCCAGGGATTCGTCGGTCTCGGGAACACGGCCGAGCTGTTCGCTGATATAACCGCCCACAGTTTCGACCTGCTCGGATTCCAGCAGGATGCCGCATTCCTCGTGCAAGTCCTCGAGGATGGTCCGTCCGGAAACGAGGAACGAACCGTCGTCTATGGGCTGGATGTCCTCGGGGCGTATGGGATCGTATTCATCCTCGATGTCGCCGACGATTTCTTCCAGAACGTCTTCCAGCGTGACCAGGCCCGCCGTTCCACCGTACTCGTCCAGTACAATGGCCATGTGCTGTTTGTTGCTCTGGAAATCAAGCAGGATGTTTTTGACGTTCTTGGTTTCCGGGATGAAATATGGCGGCCGCAGGACGGAAGCTAGGTCCGTCGGGGCCTCTTCGTCGCCGACAAAAAAGCGCAGCAACTCTTTGCAGTGCAGTACGCCTACGATCTGGTCCTTGGTTTCCTTGTAGATAGGCAGTCGTGAGTGCCCGCTTTCAAAGAATTTTCTGGCGACTTCCGTGATTGTTTCGTCGATTTCGGCACAGACGATGTCTGTACGGGGAATCATGATTTCGTATGCTTGTTTGTCATCAAGCTGCAGGACGTTTAAAAGCATGGACATTTCGTCGTTCTGCAGTTCACCGCCGTCTTTGGCCTCTTGTATGGCTTCTTCCAGATGGCATTCGCCTCTGCGTGAAAAAAAGCGTCGAAGTGTGGTCCAAAGTCGACTGTCAGGGCCCTCGTCCATAGATACGTTGTCCTCCAAAGGAAGGGTTACAGGTTAAAAACGCATGCTCATCTAAACAATTTCCCGTTCCCGGTAAAGCTCCAGATGGCGCTTGAAAACCCAGGTCACCAGATCATCGATGCCGCGTTCGGGATCGATCTTGACCCAGTCGATGGTTTCCGAGCCGTCGGTCGAGCAGCATTCCACGAATTCGTAGCCAAGCATCATGACCCCCAAGGCTGGGTCCTGGACCTTGGTGCGCAGCCTGGCCGCCATGAAGTACGGCGGAAATTCCATGTCGTCTGTCTGTTCAAGCTCCAGGCGCATGAACAGGACCGGATTTTTGGCCACGAAATCATCCAGGCCGTCATAGAGGTGCGGGTCAAAGGATAGTTTGATGCCTCCGCCGGAAAGGTCAAGCACCTTTAATTTGCTGGGGTCTTCACGGACGTAGACGGCCAGCGGGTCGGGCCAGTTTTTCGGGTCGGTTTCAAAATGAAAGCTCCCGTCCTCGGTTGCCGGCCAGATGCGAAAATCTTTAATGTCCTTGGGGGGCAGTTCCAGCCGCAGATGCTTGCGTTTCTGGCCAAGTTCGACCTTGGAGGGGATGCCGAGGATAACATAGGAGATGTCTCCTTTGTTCCATACGCCGGCCACCTGGGAAACGAAAGTATAGTAATAGGGCTGCTTGTTTTCGCGGGGGATGCGGAAATAGCAGACCATGAGTTTGCCTGCCCAGGCATCGGAGGGGCTCACCCCGATGGGCATCTCCAGGGTGATTCCCGTGTCCGCCAGTTCGAAAAGCGTGCACGAAATGGTCTGGCGGGAGGTGGTTATGGGGTGAAAACTCATGTCGATGCGACTGCGCAGGACCATGGCCTGTTCCAGAATGGAGGAGATGTCCCTGGGCACGACGGTGGCTCCGGACTGCCGGTTCCAGGGCGCCCCCCCTCCAAAGCGTTTCCAGATGAGATAGGCAAGAATGACCGCCCCGACGAGAACCGCCGTGGTCACGATGTGGCTTTCTTCAGGCTGGTGTCCGCCGGGATTGAAAAAGGTCAGGGATATCTGCCGTAGCGGATTTTCTGAGGCCTGAAATGAAAACAGGTCGATCATCTTCTGTCTCGCTCAAGGTTGTTCCGGTCGGGTGAATGGCTGCCGCCACGCATGCAGGATTGCCCGGTGAGTGCTTCGCAGCGGCGAAAAAGGGGCCGTGTTTCGGCGCAACGCCGCGCGTCTCTTGTTTACGGTTGCGCAGGCCTTTTTGCATGTCCGGATATGGAAAAAAAAGCAAGAATTGAAGCAATCCGGTTCAGGAATCAAAGGGTTGTGCGCGGTTCACCACGAAAAGCGCATGGGTTCGGGAGCAGCCTAGAGCAGGGCAGGCATTGCTCCGGGGGTGTTTTGGTCCAGCGCTCCGCACTCGAGCAGTTCGTCCAGTTCTTCGAGAAGCCTGCCTTTGTCCCGGGGGAGCCTGCCGGAAAGGGGCAGGATATTGGAGCTGTGATCGGCCCGGAACACCGTTCCGACAAGCTCAAGGCCCAGCAGGATGTCTCGCAGCTCGCGCACGGACTGCTCCTCCGTGAGTTGCCTGAAACGACCATCCGCGATGCTGCGCGCAAGCGCAGTGTCCTTGATGGGAATCAGACGCAGGCAGGACAGCAGGGCGGGCTGCATGGCGTTTAGCGCTTCGGCGGTCTGCCGGGCATGCTGCGCGGACAGTTCCTGCCCGCCGATGCCGATGAGCACCATGACCGACACGGACAGGCCCGCGCTTTGGGCGCGGATGCAGCCCTCGGTCATTTCGCGGACGGTGCCGCCTTTGGCCATGCGGCGAAGAACCTCCGCTGAGCCACTTTCAAGGCCGAGGTAGAGCGTGTGCAGGCCATTCTTGCGCAGTCGGGCCAGGTCCGCATCGCTTTTTCCCGCCAGGGCCTGCCCGGAGGCATAGCAGTTGACCCGTGCGAGTCTTGGAAAAGCCGTGCGTGCCTGCATCAGGATCATTTCCAGCAGCTCGGCGGGAAGGGCCAGCACATCACCATCGGCCAGGAAAATCCGCCGTGCGTCCGGGTGCTGCGCGGCGGCCAGGGCGACGCGCCGGCTTATGGTCGCCGGGTCGTGCACGCGGTAGGGAACGCCCCTGTACATGGCGCAAAAAGCGCAGGAATTGTGCGGGCAGCCATCGGCCACCCGGATGAGCGCGCTGCCGGCTTCCGCCGGAGGGCGAAACATGGTGTGCGCGCCGGTCATGTCTGCCGCAGTCCGGGTAGTGTGCGCAGAAACCGTTCCAAGTCCTGGCGGGAGATGGGCTTGGGCAGGTGCCCGTTCATGCCGGCGGCCATGAAGCGTTCGCTGTCGGAGGAGAATGCGTGGGCGGTCATGGCCGCGATGGGAGTCTCTCCGCCCTCGGATTCGGGCCAGGAGCGGATGATGCGGGTCGCTTCCAATCCGTCCATTTCAGGCATCTGGATGTCCATGAGCACCAGGTCGAAAGATTCTCTGCGCATGAATTCAAGCACTTCCTGCCCGGTTGTGGCCAGGGTGGGCTCGTGGTTCATGGCTTCCAGAAATTTCATGGCGATAAGGCTGTTGACGGGGTTGTCTTCGGCCACAAGCACCTTCAAGGGGGACATGGGCAGCTCTTTTTCGGATTGGATTGGCGGCTCGTGCTTGGGCGGGGGCTGCGTTGCGGGGTACAGCGGCAGGCAAACGGCAAAGAGCGAACCGCGCGGGCTCGATTCAAAGGCGAGGGACCCGCCCAGCAGTACGACAAGCTGCTGGGTGATGCTGAGGCCCAGGCCCGAGCCCTCGAATTTTCGGGTCTGGGTCGAGTCGGCCTGCGCAAAGGGCGCGAACAGGCCGGTCTGGGCCTGGTCGGGAATGCCTACGCCCGTGTCCTCCACCTCGATGTAGATGCGGTGCGCGCCGGATCTGGCTGGAGTCAGGCTGGAAACGCGGATCTCGACCTTGCCCCGCAGGGTGAATTTGACCGCGTTGCCGATGAGGTTGGTCAGGATCTGCCGGATGCGCACGCTGTCTCCGAGCAGGAACGGGGGAACATTCCCGTCGACAGTGCTGCGCAGTGCCAGGCCCCGGTCCAGGACCACGGCCTGGAAGCTGTCCGCCAATTCTTCCATGAGCTCGCGGATGTCGAAAGGCTCTTCCACCACGGGCATGCGAGAGGCTTCCAGCCGGGAGAGGTCAAGAATGTCGTTCAGAAGACGTAGCAGGCTGCGGGAGGAGCGCATGGCCGTTTGCAGATATTTTTGAATGACTACCGGGTCGGAGTTGTCCATGGCCAGCTCAAGCATGCCCATGATTCCGTTCATGGGCGTGCGGATTTCATGGCTCATGTTGGCCAGGAATTGGGTCTTGGCCTGGGTCGCGCTTTCGGCCTGCTCTTTGGCCTGGGACAGCCGCGATTCGGCGATGCGTCTTTCTTCGACTTCCTCGCTCAGCTTGGTGAACGCATCTAGGAGCCCGCGTCGCATTTTTTCCAGTGACGCGGTGACCTGATCCAGCTCGTCGTCGCGGTATCTTTTGCAAAGCGCGATGGGTTGTTCCAGGTTGGCGGGGGAGATGTCGCGGACCCGGGCGGCCAGGGCGTGCAGATGCATGCCCACTTGGCGGTGGAAAAGAAAAAGCAGGGCCGAGGCCAGAAGCAGGGCGACAATGGCCTCGCCAAAAAGAATTTCCAGAAATTCGCGGCCGACCTGATTCCTGATCCCATCCAGCGAGGCCACAAGCACCAGTTTGCCCAGTTCATACGGCTGATCGTTGAAGGAAAAGGTAAGGTCGAATTCTCGTCGTATGGATTTTTTGGCGTCGACACGGCCCGCTGCGGCAATGGTCTTGCCGGATTGGACAATGGTTGCGTGCACGAAGTTCGGCCGTGCGACGAGTCCGTGCAGCTGGATGTCCAGCAACGTGGTGTCGAGTTGCCACAGGCTCGCAGAGATGCTTTTGAGGTCGCCGGAAGTCACCAGGTCCAGGGATTCGTGTACAGCGGCGATGTTGCTCTTGTATTTGAAATGGAGCTGGACGGCGGCCAGGATTGTGCTGGCTACCAGACTCAAAAGTCCCATTGAGATGATCAGGCGCAGGCTGAGGCTGCGGCGGGTAGAAAACATTCGAATCCTTGAAGTAGTGCTCCAACAGGTGGAAACATCGGCCTGACCGGGATGCGTCTCTTCAGAGACGATGCACGCTAGCGTTTCATGTTTTTTTTGACAAGAGCGCAATTTTTGCCCTGCTCTCTCTTTTGCCAACAGGCCTGCGTGCTGGTAAGGCTGCTGGTCATGAAACACGGCATGCGGCTTGGCGACTATCTCGACCTTGAATGGTTCCTGGAAAAGGACAGGATTCTGGCTCCCGGAGAAATCCTGGACCGGGATCGAAAAATCGGTCTGGCGGCCAAGGCCGTGCCTTTGAAGCTGTACGCCGCATACTGGCTGGAACATCGCCGGCGCGCGGACGCCGGGGGGCTGCCTTCGCGTTCGCTACGCTCGGTCCTGGTCGTGCTGCGCCTCGTGTTCGGGGTTGGCGGCCTGCTGGCGGGCATATCCCTGGTGCGTGCGCTGCTCCTGTATTCGGGCGTTCAGCCGGTCAATGTCTCCGTTTTTCTGCTGCTGGCGGTCTTTCCCCAGGCCGGGCTCAGCCTTCTTGCCGCCGGCCTGCTGGCGCTGCGAAAGTTGCGCCGGAACGAATCTCGTATCCCGCTGCGCTTCATGTTTGATCTTTTTTGGCGCAGACCGGCACGCCTTTCGCCCCAGGCCGGATTTGTCCGCGCTCTTTTTCTGCAGCGGGGCTGGCCGGCGCGGATGCTGGGCTGGGAGAGCCTGCGACTTATGCATCTGGGCGGCGTTTGCGTGGCTTTTGGCTCTGCGTCCGGGCTTGCGCTCAGTGTCGCGGTCACGGATCTGGCATTCGGCTGGCAGTCGACCCTGCAGGTCGGAGCGCAGGGCATGCATAGCTTGGTCTCGACTTTGTCCGCGCCGTGGTCCTGGCTGCCTGCGGCGTGGGGGTTGACGCCGACCCTGGTCCAGATCGAGGGCAGCCGCATCATCTTGAAGGATGGCATAGAGGCCCTTGCCAGCGCGGACCTCGTCGCCTGGTGGCCATTTTTGTGCATGTGTCTGCTGGTTTACGCCCTGCTGCCCAGATTTCTCTTGCTGGTGTCGGCCCACTGGATGCTGCGTCGCGTGGAGCAGCGGTTTGTCCATCCTGACCTTGGGCGCATCCTTGATCGCATGCAGGCGCCGCTGCTCGGCTCGGCCAGAGCAGGAGAGACCCCGTCCGCGCCCTTGCCCCTTGGCGTCAAGCCGGTCGCGGGCGCGGAGCAATCCGTCCTGCAGCCCCAGGGCAACGTCGGCTGCGTGCTGGTTTTGCCGCCGGAGCTTGTGGGCCGGATCGGAGATGATCTTCTCTTTGACCTGACCCAGCGGGTCTGTGGGTATCCCGCAGGGCGCATCATTTCCGCCACCCTTGATCCGGATGATATCCGTCAGGTGCTGGACGACAGCGCCGGGCTGGACTGGGTCGGCGGGTTTGAGCGCTTCGTGGTGCTGGTCGAGGCCTGGCAGCCGCCCATCCGGGAGAATCTGCAGGCCCTTACGCTGCTTGGGCAGGCGGACGGGCGGCGTCTGATTCTTGTTTTTTGCGGGCGTCCGTTCGGCGGAAACTGGCTGACCGCCCCTGATGACGCCGAGCGGGAGGTCTGGACCGATGCCGTCGCGCGCCTGGCACCGCTGCGCGTCGATATTTTTGGAGCAAGCACATGAAGTCCATGCCTATTTTTGCCGTTATCGGTCATCCCAACGAAGGAAAATCCTCCGTGGTGGCCACCCTGGTCGAGAATGACCAGATCCGCATCAGCCCTCGGCCGGGCGAGACCGTGGAGTCCATGACCTACCCGGTCAGCATCGACGGACAGGACGTCATCGCCTTCGTGGACACCCCCGGTTTTCAGAACCCCGTGCAGACCCTGGGCTGGATGCGAAAATTCCGGGGGCCGGAAAACGAGGTCTTCGCGGCATTTCTGGCGGAATTCAGGGACGATCCGGGCATGGCTCACGAGTGCGAATTGCTGGCTCCGGTGCGGGACGGGGCCGGGATCATCTATGTGCTCGACGCCTCACGGCCTCTGCGCCAGGTCGATAAGGCCGAGATGGAGATTCTGCGTCTGACCGGCAGGCCGCGCATGGCCATCCTCAACTGCAAGACCGGCGAGGAGCAGTTTCTGGAGGAATGGAAGACCGAGCTGCGCAAGCATTTCAACATGGTACGGACCTTCAACGCCTTGCGCGCGACCTTTGCCGAGCGCATGCGCCTGCTCGAAAGCCTGCGCGCGCTGGAACAGGACTGGGAGGACGCGCTGGGGCTGGTGGTGGATGCCTTTGTGCGCGATTGGCAGCGCAGGAACGCGGAGTGCGCGGCCCTGGTCTGTGATTTCCTGCGACGGGTGCTCGGCATGGTCGAGACGGCGCAGCTTGCCGATCCAGAGCGCAGGTCCGAAGTGGAAGCCCGCCTGGTCACGCGTCTGGAGGAGAGGATCCGGCGGGAGGAGGAGCTGCTGCTCGAGCGGGTTTGCCTGCAGTTTCGCCATGACAGCCGCTCCTTTGTGCTGCCGCAGCAGTCGGTCCTGCGTCAGGATCTTTTTTCCCGCACCACCTGGACTGTTTTCGGCCTGAGCAAGGGCAAGCTCGTGGCCGCGGCCGTAGCCGCCGGGGGCGCGGCGGGAGTTGCGCTGGATCTGGCCACGCTGGGCAGCAGCCTGGGGCTTTTTGCCGCAGTGGGCGGAGCCACCGCCGGCCTCGCGGCCCTGCTACAGGGAGAGCGGCTGGTGCGTGGCAAGGTGCTGGGGCTGGGCATCGGGCGGCGCAGCGTGCAGGTCGGTCCGCTGGACACCGTGCAATGGATCTTTGTTCTGCTGGACCGTTTTCTGCTGCATTACTGGTACGTGATCCACTGGTCCCATGCCTGGCGGGGTGAGGATTTCGTGCCGGCGACCATCGACGAAGGCGGCAAGCAGGGCTTCAGCAGCACCTGGAGCAGGGAGGCGCGCGGCCTTTGCGCAGAGTTTTTCAAGGTCAGCACCGCAGGCGATGACTCCAGGGCCATGACTCTTGAAATGGACCTGCGCCGCTTTCTGGAAGAGGAGCTGGAACGGATGTCCAGGCTTTAGGGGGCTTGCCTGTGCTGCTGGGCGGCCCAGAGGTGCAGGGACAAGACCAGGACGGCGGCAGTCTCGAAGCGCAGGATGTTCGGACCAAGCCCCACCGGGGCAAAGCCGTGCTCCCGGAAAAGATCGGCTTCTTTGAGTTCCAGGCCGCCTTCCGGCCCCAGTACCGCGATGCTGCCCCTGGGATGGGCCAAGAGCGTGGGATCGACGAACCCGTTCTCTTCCTGTTCCCAGCACAGCACCTTGGATCCGAGATCAACGGCGGCGCTGATGACGTCGGCGGGTCCTGCAAAGGTCCGGATTCGGGGCAGCCGGCTCGCGCCGCACTGCTTGGCCGCAGCCGTGAGCTGCCTTTCCCATCCGTCCTTGCCTTCTTGGGGTACTTCGCCCTGGGAGCGGACCGCCTGCCATAGCCAGACCTCCGCCGCGCCGAGTTCCACCGCTTTTTCCAGTAAAAAACCCCGCCGTAGCCCCTTGGACCAGCCCACGGCCAGGATCAGCGGGCAGGCCGGGGCGGGGGCTGTCTGCTCTGACAGGCGCTGGAGGCTGGCGCTTTTCTTGGACAGCTCCCTGATGCAAAAAATTCCCCAACGCCCCCGGCCGTCAAAAAGACGAACCGTTTCCCCTGCCTTGGCGCGCAGCACGCGGGTCAGGTGGTGGAACTCTTCCCCTTCGAGGGAAAAAGGCTCCCGCCACAGGGCGGGAGCCAGATAAAAGGAATTGAGACGCGCCACCTAGACTAGCTTCCTGCGGGCCGTGCCGGAGGTGTAGAAGGGCATGTCCACGTGCACGGCTTCAAGGGTGGTCCGGGGCCCCTTGATCGTAAACGACTCCGTGTCGGCCATGTCCGCGCGCACAAAGGCCATGGCCACGCAGTAGCCGAGGCTGGGCGCGATGGAGCCGCTGGTGACCGTGCCGACCTTCTCCTCGCCTGCATAAACTTCGTCGTAATGGCGGGCGCTGCGGCGGCCGTCGATGCGCAGGCCGATCAGTTTTTCGCGCACGCTGCCAAGGCCTGATTTGCCGATGTACTCGGCCTCGCTCTTGAGCATGCCTCCGTAGCCTGCCTCCATCGGGGTGTGGTCCGTGTCCAGGTCCTGGCCGTAGAGGGGCAGCCCCACCTCAAGGCGCAGGGTGTCGCGCGCGCCAAGGCCTGCCGGGCGGACAGCGTCATCGGCCATCAGCTTTTCCCACAGCACCTCGGCCTTGTCCCAGGGCAGGTAGAATTCGCAGCCTAGTTCGCCCGTGTAGCCCGTACGGCTGACAATGACCTTGAATCCTTCGAAGTCCACTTCACGGAACCCGAAATAGCCAAGGCTGGTCCAGTCCGCGGGCATGATGCGGGCCAGCACATCAAATGATTCCGGTCCCTGCAGGTCGATCTTGGCGATGTCGAAGCTCTGGTTGACCAGGGTCAGGTTTGCCGGGAGGTGGCTTTTGATCCAGGCGAAATCGGAATCGATGCATGCGCCGTTGACCACGAGCATGTATTTTTCCGTGTCCAGCCGGTAGACGATGAGGTCGTCGAGCACGCCGCCCTTTTCATTCAAAAGGAAGCCGTAGCGACACTTCCCCGGAGCAAGCGTGGCCAAGTTGTGGGTCACGACGGTGGCCAGGGCTTCGGTGGCGCCGTGCCCTTCGAGCAGGAACTCTCCCATGTGGGAGATGTCGAAGATGGACGCGTGGGTTCTGGTGTGTTTGTGCTCTTCAAGGATGCCGACATATTGGACAGGCATGTCCCAGCCCGCGAAAGGGACCATTCTGGCCCCGTTGTTCTTGTGCCAGGCATGAAGAGGGGTGGTCAGCAATTCGGACATAGGTGTTTCCCGCTGTTAAATGGTGATGGGATTACGCTTCGGCTTTTGTCTTGCGTATGGCTTTGAGTTCGTCAACCAGAGAGACCAGCTTGCGGTACAGTTTTCTGATCACCATCCCGTTTTCGGTCAGTTGATCTTCTTTTGGGGTCATGTAGGTCTTGATCAGATAGCGGTCGTTGAGCATGGACTCGGAAAAAAAGATGGCCTTTGTGACCAATGGCTCGAAATAATGGGCGAATTCAAATCTGAGATCGGCCAGAACCGCGGTGCTCAGGCGCAGCATTTCCAGGTAGGAGATTTTTTTTCCTTTGTACATGCGGTCCTTCAAGTCTTCGAGTTCTTTGATTTCCCTGGCCTGTTTGATGTAGCTGAACGTGGTCCAGACCTCGTGGTAGAGTTCGTGGTGCTCGCTGAATTCTTCGGCAAGGCTTGGGTCGCCTAGGTATCCGTCCAGCACGCGCACGATCTCGGCATAGAATTCATCCGAATATCCGATCATGCGCCGCTGATGTTTGCTGAGCCACGAGTGCAGGAACTTGAGGCGCTTTTCGTGGGTCTCGGTGTTCTCGACGATGTCATTTTTCTTGTAGACCACCCGGCCGACAAACTCCCCGCGCACGATATCGTTGAGTTTGAGGCTCATGGTGTAGGTGTCTTTAAGCAGGTTGACGGAGGTGCAGACCTCCCCGGTCAGGGGGTGGATGATCTCTTGCCTCCAGACGGACAGGGCGCGGTCCTGGCGGACGTTGTTGGCGTCGAACTTGTGCTGGCGGTAGACTACCCGCAGGATGACGGTGCGCCGCTTGCGGTCGAAGAAGTAGCCTCCTTTGTCCAGATAATCGAGGACATCCATGCCGCGAATTTCCACGGGAACCAGGGCGACTTTCTCCACTCGCGGATAGGCGTGTCCGGATTGCGTACTGAAAATGGAGGTCAGGGTCCGGTCCGATTGGCCAAGAGCCTTGACCAGGAATTTTTCTCCCATCTTGTGCAGTCTTCTGGCAAAAATAGCGGCCGAGGTCTTGCGTTCCGAAGAGATGGGGTAGCCGTACAATTCCATGAGAAACTGGTACACGAATTCGCGGTTGTTTTCGTAAACGAGATTGTCGTTGGGCTTGAATTTGCGGCTTCTGAGCCCGAAACGCTTCAGCTCCGTGTCCAGGTCCGAAGGCAGGGACGCATAGATTCCGGAGAGGTAGAACTGCCCGTCGCAGTCCAGCGAGAGGACATGGGCGCGGTCCATGCGGCTTAAAAAACCGATGAGCAAGGAATAGGAGGAGATGTCGGAGATCTGGTGATCCCTG
This DNA window, taken from Desulfomicrobium sp. ZS1, encodes the following:
- a CDS encoding ATP-binding protein; its protein translation is MFSTRRSLSLRLIISMGLLSLVASTILAAVQLHFKYKSNIAAVHESLDLVTSGDLKSISASLWQLDTTLLDIQLHGLVARPNFVHATIVQSGKTIAAAGRVDAKKSIRREFDLTFSFNDQPYELGKLVLVASLDGIRNQVGREFLEILFGEAIVALLLASALLFLFHRQVGMHLHALAARVRDISPANLEQPIALCKRYRDDELDQVTASLEKMRRGLLDAFTKLSEEVEERRIAESRLSQAKEQAESATQAKTQFLANMSHEIRTPMNGIMGMLELAMDNSDPVVIQKYLQTAMRSSRSLLRLLNDILDLSRLEASRMPVVEEPFDIRELMEELADSFQAVVLDRGLALRSTVDGNVPPFLLGDSVRIRQILTNLIGNAVKFTLRGKVEIRVSSLTPARSGAHRIYIEVEDTGVGIPDQAQTGLFAPFAQADSTQTRKFEGSGLGLSITQQLVVLLGGSLAFESSPRGSLFAVCLPLYPATQPPPKHEPPIQSEKELPMSPLKVLVAEDNPVNSLIAMKFLEAMNHEPTLATTGQEVLEFMRRESFDLVLMDIQMPEMDGLEATRIIRSWPESEGGETPIAAMTAHAFSSDSERFMAAGMNGHLPKPISRQDLERFLRTLPGLRQT
- the lnt gene encoding apolipoprotein N-acyltransferase, whose product is MSNRSSGLLSPNQRPDSLHRFGPMGMALVGAWFGFANPILHFPLAILLLPAALILTTLRAQSFAQAFKNGFLTALPGYAASLYWLAIPVHDHGGLPWALALPCPVLIGALLAAYAGLFCMGLHLIRLRISHLLAMLASGLLWASLELLRNHFLTGFSWLTLAQAMAPWPQTLGLAAWIGGFGLSALLVGMSHCLVLGRGFARLAVLPLAGLCLLPALTRTPQVPAATASVSMIQGNIDQGLKWDEGMQAGILGTYLDLSFKAVAENAPDLVVWPETAMPFYFQDPSDLTTGMRLGVSRMQVPVLAGAPAYSIPREPGAPQYVLHNRAYLLNANGESLAFYDKEHLVPFGEYVPLGKWLPFITKLVPGQFEFKPGRNTEPLKTGPLAMGLLICYEAIFPELAQKQVELGANVLVNISNDAWFGRSSAPWQHLHLSILRAVEQNRAIIRATNSGVSAFIGPDGSLRGPTALFTAKIAHDPAIPLLTETTFYHEHFFFIHMTFPMLASALLGFLWWTGRKNHT
- a CDS encoding hemolysin family protein; translation: MDEGPDSRLWTTLRRFFSRRGECHLEEAIQEAKDGGELQNDEMSMLLNVLQLDDKQAYEIMIPRTDIVCAEIDETITEVARKFFESGHSRLPIYKETKDQIVGVLHCKELLRFFVGDEEAPTDLASVLRPPYFIPETKNVKNILLDFQSNKQHMAIVLDEYGGTAGLVTLEDVLEEIVGDIEDEYDPIRPEDIQPIDDGSFLVSGRTILEDLHEECGILLESEQVETVGGYISEQLGRVPETDESLELQGYTFLIKEADVKQIQWVIVSKPAS
- the prfB gene encoding peptide chain release factor 2 (programmed frameshift), translating into MLQYSELKARAAQLDERFTDFWRRLDLRRNKERLNEIEKQISAPGAWDKPELLTPVLQEKTQLESRVDEWEALLQARDNALEWVEMAAAEQTQEMLQALEEALEEMSAKLEAAQMRTLLSDPEDVSEAILEIHPGAGGTESQDWAEMLLRMYRRFSERAGFKVELLDLLPGDEAGIKSVTLHIHGPYAYGQLKGEKGTHRLIRISPFDSSGRRHTSFASVDVYPDAGQDIEIEIRDEDVRVDIFRSSGPGGQSVNTTDSAVRVTHIPTGLVAQCQNEKSQHKNKEAAMKVLKARLYELELQKIASERQAEYVAKGAIAFGSQIRTYTLQPYRLVKDHRTGTDTSNVDSVLDGNIDAFIHNYLLYLHGKS
- a CDS encoding radical SAM protein; protein product: MTGAHTMFRPPAEAGSALIRVADGCPHNSCAFCAMYRGVPYRVHDPATISRRVALAAAQHPDARRIFLADGDVLALPAELLEMILMQARTAFPRLARVNCYASGQALAGKSDADLARLRKNGLHTLYLGLESGSAEVLRRMAKGGTVREMTEGCIRAQSAGLSVSVMVLIGIGGQELSAQHARQTAEALNAMQPALLSCLRLIPIKDTALARSIADGRFRQLTEEQSVRELRDILLGLELVGTVFRADHSSNILPLSGRLPRDKGRLLEELDELLECGALDQNTPGAMPALL